The Solanum pennellii chromosome 11, SPENNV200 sequence GTGAAAAAACTGACATTGTAATcattgtaaataaaatttagataatTACCACATCAACAATAAGTATTGGTAGATAAAATATCTCTTCCTATTTACCCTGCTTAATGTAGttcaaattaatcataaaaatcGAAGGTAATTTTACTCCGTGGTGGTGAAGAGTAAAATGGCATGTCAACTTTCAATGGATATTTTGGTAGTTCAACAGTACACTTGGGGCTTCCAACTTTTAGTGTAGTATAGACATAGATTAAAGAAGTGAATTTATAAAGAACCACAGTTTATTTTGGTTCAGTTCACCAAGGGAAACAAACAAAGATAGTTTATATGAACTTTTTGTTGGTAAATACTCACCCTCCCTCACCTGGCGTTTACGCCAAACCAATAAAGTGATATGCATGACACATGCCTTGCATTCATTGGCTTGATGTAAACGCCTGTTGGAGGTAAGTTTTTACCATTCTGTTTTGCCATTACTTTCCCATATTTAATTCCTGTGGCAAAGTTGTATTCTCTTGATTTTgaaccaaatataaaattcttttttaactaGCTGGATTCCAAGAAATCGTTGTATGCATTTAAGTCCTCATCCAATTTGCATTGATAGGTCTGCACTGTAACAGTCATTGCTAAAATCAAGATATTTTGACTAAATAAACATATCTCTGAAGCTTCTGTTGTATAATGATTAATGTAGAATATAAAAATGTGCTCTCTCTAATAGTAGCTTAAGCATTTAGATGAGATGGTCACAcacttcaacaaaatttatgttattttatcacAAAATTGTCTCTGttggaaaaaaatgaataaatacacGTGTGGTATAAATTATGTTACCCTTGTCAAAGAATATGGTATAATATCAATGTCATGGTGAATTTTATTCATGATGAAGTAGCGAAGACTTTTCATGGTGAAATTATTCAGATGCATGATCTCCTGCGATTCTTTGTTGATCACTGTTGACCTCTTTTTGGTCTTTTAACTGCAGTGCCTCTTATGTTCTATGGGTTGCAGCACTATTTGTCATTGGctggttcacttatttttatcCCTCTGATTACTGTTCCCACCATGGGTGGAAGTGATGTGAGTTGTTTCTTATGAACTTACATCTTGAATTACAGTAGAATCTAGTTAGCAAGTTTTTTGTCATTCTCATTGATTTCTCTTTCCATGTGGTGACAGAAAGACACTGCTGATGTGGTTTCCACAGTGCTGCTAGTGTCTGGCCTTACCACAATACTGCACTCATATTTTGGCACCCGTCTGCCGTTAGTTCAAGGGAGTTCATTTGTATATTTGGCTCCTGCATTAGTTATCATGAATTCTGAGGAGTACCGGAATCTTGCTGATCATGTAAGTTAAAATGAAGTCATCCTAGTGAGACTTTGTTTAGGTAAATGTTTTTTATATATCAGTCGATGGTCTATTGGAAATAACGTCTCTACCCCTCAATATTGACTGCAcgtgaaatttatatatatatatatatatacatatacacacatGTTCTTGTAATAGATGATGGTTTTTTGTTGATGGAAACTTTTTGGGTGTCCACAGAAATTTAGGTACATAATGAGGGAGTTACAAGGAGCTATAATTGTTGGATCGATTTTCCAGAGCTTCTTGGGTTACAGTGGCTTGATGTCCCTTTTTCTACGGTAATATTTGAGCTCTTTACTCATTATCCTTCTTGACCAGCCCCCCTTTTGTAATTTCCTTGTAGGAGCTTGTATTTCACAAATATGACTTTCTTGATCAGTCTTTTAGTTCTATTTTTAAGACACTTCCAAGAATTAATCAATATGTTTTAAGAACATATCCTGCAGGTTAGTAAATCCCGTTGTGGTCGCACCAACAGTAGCTGCAGTGGGTTTAGCATTTTTTAGCTATGGCTTTCCACAAGCTGGTAGTTGTGTAGAAATCAGCCTTCCTCAGATACTGCTTATCCTTATTTTTACCTTGGTAGGTAGCTGTATGAATGTTTTATGATCATAAGTTTTGTTTTTGGTATACGACTTGCGTGAATTTTTCCATTTATTTACTGAAATCTTTCTTACTTGATAGAACTTTAAAGAAAAATGCTTTGTATTGGCATGGATAAGATACTCTCTTAAATATCAGATGATGAGCTGATTTTCAGCTATGTTGCTCTAACTCTCCAAAAATACTGGCACACCCGTGAACCgtgtcggatcctccaaaaatacactatttttggaggatccgacatGTACCTAtcgatatttttgaagagtccgagtaACATAGGTTTTCAGTGTCTCACTTCTGAGCTCtagtatatattttgttttctttcaatAACTATATTCTGTCATTTCTCTTTACAGTACCTTGGAGGAATATCCATTTTTGGTTACCGAGTGTTTCGTATATATGCTGTACGTAGTTTCTGCTCTTCCtcttattttctctttgaatattttctttttgggaGGTGGAGGGGTGTCTGAGACGGGAGCCTCTGAACAAGATAATATTAGTGGATTTAGTTCCAAGACTTTTCTTATGGAGAACTCTTTTGGGGATGTATTATGATTTTTCAGCTACTACGGAAACTATCATCACATGTTCATCTGTTTTCTAACGAACAAAAAGAATTATTGCAGGTCCCTGTTAGTGTTATGATCATTTGGGCGTATGCGTTTTTCTTGACAGCTGGTGGTGCATACAACTTCAAGGGTTGTAACCCCGACATACCAAACTCCAACATCCTTATTGATGCTTGTCAAAAGCATGCAAATACAATGAGGCATTGTAGGACTGATGTCTCCAATGCTATGAGAACTGCTGCCTGGGTCAGGATTCCTTACCCTTTCCAATGGGGTGTACCGACCTTTCGGTTACGAACTTCAATCATTATGGTTATTGTGTCACTGGTTGCTTCCATTGACTCGGTGAGTTAGCAGTTACCTGTGTAAATGTGTCATTTATGGTATCAAAATCATTCTAGTTAAGTGTGTCACCAACATTAGGTCTCATTTTCACAATTTGGCACTTCTGGGTTCTGGCATATCATcttcttttataatttattataagaGGAAAAGGAGTAttactcttcttttctctatgCTGACCAGCATTTCACCAGCAagatttaaaaaggaaaaacttccttctttgttgtttttggtTCCTGTAAAATCTTTCATGTTGCTCTTTGAGAAGATCGAAGGGTCAAAAACACACCTGAATTATCTTGTTTATCAAGTTTCGTACTTGAACTATCACCAAATGTTTATCGAAACACATTTTATCTAGTCAGGATCGAGGTGTGTTTCAATGAACATTTGGTGATAGCTAGGAAATTCGCTCACTTGATAGTTTAGGCATGGAACTCAAAATATGGGGATACTGTAGGTGTGTTTTTGATCCTTCACTCTTGAAATACTGATCTTACTATCTCTCATAATTCAAGACTAATTATTGATTAAGATTTGCAAATTGTAGATTGGAAGTTATCACTCCACCGCAATACGAATCAATTTGAAACCCCCAACTCCAGGTATAGTCAGCAGGGGGATTGGTCTGGAAGGTTTCTGTAGTGTATTGGCTGGACTTTGGGGAACGGGTACTGGGGCAACAACTTTGACAGAGAATGTACACACGATCAATGCAACGAAAGTAGCAAACCGAAGGGCTGTACAGCTTGGAGCAGTACTTTTAATCCTATTCTCCTTTGTAGGTATGACTTAATGAAAGACCAATTCTTCATTGAAGCAGGAAAAAGCTTATCCtatcccttctttttttttctagttagtactccccgagttcaatttgtttgtcttacttttctttttagtccgCTTCTGTGGAAACTTCTATACTTGTTAGATGAATGGAAAAGAGGCATTGCAAGATTTTCTTACAATACTGTACTGGTTCATGAATTTTGttaataaatgtgaaaacaaGAGAGACAGAAACCTGCTATTTAGCAGTTCAACCATAAAGAAGACTTTCATCAATGGAACATGTAGCATTGTTCAAATAAATTTAGTGGCAGAGCTAGAGTTGAGCTTACGGGTTCGGTCAAACTTAGTAGCTTTGGTCCAGATCCTGTATTTGTCCTAGGAAATCTATTGGGGATATGTACAAGTTATTAATTTAGAACAACCTAGTAACTTAAAAGAACTAGAATCCCAAACCCATAAGCTTCAAATCTTGGCTCCACCTCTCGATAAGTTTTTAAGTGCTATGTTTCATAAATCGCACTGCCTTCTTGGTCTATTCGTGTAGATACTGAACATTTATGTTCTTGTTATTTGCTtctattaatatgaaaaatgcCTAAACTATGTTGCCTTGAAGACGTCTTTGCATAGCTAGCAAGTTCATTAGCAAAGACATGTAACCTCTTATTTCTTAACTGATGTGGTAGGTAAAATTGGTGCTATTCTTGCTTCTATACCACAAGCATTGGCAGCCGCGGTACTATGCTTCACGTGGGCTCTTATTGTGGCTCTGGGACTATCTACATTGCAGTATACAACAAATGCAAGTTCCCGAAACATTATAATTGTTGGTGTATCCTTGTTCTTTGGTTTATCGGTCCCTGCTTATTTTCAGC is a genomic window containing:
- the LOC107004975 gene encoding nucleobase-ascorbate transporter 11 isoform X1 encodes the protein MEGGSNSDMKERMERQKGVNPKIEPFVPKKGYDPRELKSWAKRTGFVSTTFSGETERGGGHSRRDFDNGRDLNVSSNENVGFDLERGVNKTETVSPKIELDPILGRARNRGVEIEPISGSNDEGLRNGRGKGRGRGENLGRRTEMEPILRGHNEERKDARNENGNDGDSANGAVNGNGNGHIAQAATPVTEVPRKDDGNVDEEVGMGIYPDCEDPSYGGWHQSPRMKCGLRENPGVVPLMFYGLQHYLSLAGSLIFIPLITVPTMGGSDKDTADVVSTVLLVSGLTTILHSYFGTRLPLVQGSSFVYLAPALVIMNSEEYRNLADHKFRYIMRELQGAIIVGSIFQSFLGYSGLMSLFLRLVNPVVVAPTVAAVGLAFFSYGFPQAGSCVEISLPQILLILIFTLYLGGISIFGYRVFRIYAVPVSVMIIWAYAFFLTAGGAYNFKGCNPDIPNSNILIDACQKHANTMRHCRTDVSNAMRTAAWVRIPYPFQWGVPTFRLRTSIIMVIVSLVASIDSIGSYHSTAIRINLKPPTPGIVSRGIGLEGFCSVLAGLWGTGTGATTLTENVHTINATKVANRRAVQLGAVLLILFSFVGKIGAILASIPQALAAAVLCFTWALIVALGLSTLQYTTNASSRNIIIVGVSLFFGLSVPAYFQQYAPETGLILPGYLVPYAAASNGPVHTGNAQFNFAMNALLSLNMVVTLLVAFVLDNTVPGSRQERGVYAWSKAEDIMTDPSSLLDYSLPSRVARCFHWAKCVGT
- the LOC107004975 gene encoding nucleobase-ascorbate transporter 11 isoform X2; the encoded protein is MEGGSNSDMKERMERQKGVNPKIEPFVPKKGYDPRELKSWAKRTGFVSTTFSGETERGGGHSRRDFDNGRDLNVSSNENVGFDLERGVNKTETVSPKIELDPILGRARNRGVEIEPISGSNDEGLRNGRGKGRGRGENLGRRTEMEPILRGHNEERKDARNENGNDGDSANGAVNGNGNGHIAQAATPVTEVPRKDDGNVDEEVGMGIYPDCEDPSYGGWHQSPRMKCGLRENPGVVPLMFYGLQHYLSLAGSLIFIPLITVPTMGGSDKDTADVVSTVLLVSGLTTILHSYFGTRLPLVQGSSFVYLAPALVIMNSEEYRNLADHKFRYIMRELQGAIIVGSIFQSFLGYSGLMSLFLRLVNPVVVAPTVAAVGLAFFSYGFPQAGSCVEISLPQILLILIFTLVPVSVMIIWAYAFFLTAGGAYNFKGCNPDIPNSNILIDACQKHANTMRHCRTDVSNAMRTAAWVRIPYPFQWGVPTFRLRTSIIMVIVSLVASIDSIGSYHSTAIRINLKPPTPGIVSRGIGLEGFCSVLAGLWGTGTGATTLTENVHTINATKVANRRAVQLGAVLLILFSFVGKIGAILASIPQALAAAVLCFTWALIVALGLSTLQYTTNASSRNIIIVGVSLFFGLSVPAYFQQYAPETGLILPGYLVPYAAASNGPVHTGNAQFNFAMNALLSLNMVVTLLVAFVLDNTVPGSRQERGVYAWSKAEDIMTDPSSLLDYSLPSRVARCFHWAKCVGT